In the genome of Pseudomonas fluorescens, the window GTGGCTTGAGGGTCGAACAGTCAGGTATGCAAACGCACCGGAAACCGGCCAGGATCAAGTCAGGCGCGCCAACGCCAGCGGGCCAGGGCCTTGATGACTTTCATCCAGAGTTTGCGAGTGACCACCACGATGGCGTTTCCAGAAGGGGGTTTGACAGCGTCGGCCAACGTTATCTCAGCGGCCGGATCCAGGCAACCGGGAATTAGTTTGCGCAGGTCGTCGATCACCAGTGCCGGCGATTCTTCGGCAATTGGCCGACCGTGGTTATAGCCGTAGCTCAGGGCCACGCACTTGACCCCCGCCGCTTTCGCCGCCAGCACATCGCTGCGCGAATCGCCGACGAACAACGACTGCGAAGCCGGAATGTTGGCCATTTTCATCACGAAAAACAGCGCGGCCGGATCGGGTTTTTTCTGTGGCAGGGTGTCGCCGCCGATGATCCAGCGGAAGTAACGACCGATTTTCATCTGATCCAGCAGCGGCGCGACGAAACGCTCCGGCTTGTTGGTGATCAGCGCCATCTCGACGCCCTGCTTTTGCAGCCATTTGAGGGTGTCGCGCACACCGGGGTAAACCACGGTCAACTCATGGCTCTCGCCATAAGCCTGCATGAAATGCTCCAGCGCCCGTTCGGCCTCGTGGTCATCGACCGCCGAATGATCGATAGCGCCAGCCAGCGCACGACGCACCAGCACCGGCGCGCCGTTGCCGACCCATTCGCGTACCGAGTCCAGACCGGCGGGCTTGCGACCGAGTTTGAGCAGCATCTTGTCCACAGCCACTGCCAGGTCCGGGACCGAGTCGATCAAGGTACCGTCCAGATCGAACATCACCAGCCGCGGCAGTTGCCCCGGGAACAACTGCTCAAATCCACTCATGGGCGAGCCAGTGCCAGTTCGGAACGCATCTTGTCGATGACTTCCTGATAGTTCGGCGCATTGAAAATGGCCGAGCCGGCGACGAAGGTGTCAGCGCCTGCCGCTGCGATTTCGCGAATGTTGTTCACGTTCACGCCACCGTCGATTTCCAGGCGGATGTCACGGCCCGACGCATCGATCAGCGCCCGCACTTCACGCAGCTTGTCGAGGGTGCCGGGGATGAACTTCTGCCCGCCGAAGCCCGGGTTGACGCTCATCAACAGGATCATGTCGACCTTGTCCATGACGTGCTTGAGCACATCCAGCGGGGTCGCCGGGTTGAACACCAGGCCCGACTTGCAGCCGCCTTCGCGGATCAATTGCAGGGAGCGGTCGATGTGCTGCGTGGCTTCCGGGTGGAAGGTGATGTAAGTAGCGCCGGCTTCGATGAAGTCGCCGACGATGCGGTCCACCGGGCTGACCATCAGGTGCGCATCGATCGGCGCGGTCACGCCGTACTTGCGCAGCGCCGCGCAGACCATCGGGCCGATGGTCAGGTTGGGCACGTAGTGATTGTCCATGACATCGAAGTGCACGAAGTCGGCGCCAGCGGCCAGGACGTTGTCCACTTCTTCACCCAGGCGGGCGAAGTCGGCGGAGAGAATCGACGGAGCAATTACGAAGGGCTGCATGACGCACCTTTTCTGAGCAGAATCACGATGGCGCGCATTGTATACCTCATGCTTTGACGCGCGCACCGTGAGCGCGATGATTGGACCTTGCCATCATCCATCGACGGCAGGGGCCCTAGTACGCCGCGCGATAGATCTTTTCGATATCGACGGCACTCAACTTACGCGGATTGTTGCGCATCAAGCGCTCGATCCCCGCCGCTTCCACGGCCATGGACGGGATGGCGTCCTCGGGCACACCGAAGCTGCGCAGGCCCTGGGGAATTTCCACGGCGGCACACAGTTCGGACATGGCTTGCACGGCTTTGTCGGCCGCTTCGTTGATGCTCAAATGAGCGGTCTTCACACCCATGGCCTCGGCGATATCCTGCATGCGTTCGATGCAGGCCATCTTGTTCCAGGTCATGACATGGGGCAGTAGCAAGGCATTACTGACGCCATGGGCAATGTTGAAACGCCCGCCCAGCGGATACGCCAGCGCATGCACGGCGCCAACCCCGGCATTTCCGAACACCATGCCGGCCATCAGGCTGGCAGTGGCCATGTCTTCCCGGGCTTGCAGGTTCGACGGGTTGGCGTAGGCCTTGGGCAAAGCCTTGGCGATCAACTTGATGGCACCTATGGCCAGGGCATCGGTAATGGGCGAGGCGTTGACCGACAGATAGGACTCGATGGCATGCACCAGCGCATCGACACCGCTGGCCGCCGTGACGCTGCGCGGACAGGTCAGGGTCATTTGTGGACTGACCAGCGCCACATCCGGCAACAGGTAGTCGCTGACAATGCCCTTCTTCAGTTGCGCGAGCTTGTCGGAAAGGATGGCGACATTGGTCACTTCCGAGCCGGTGCCGGCGGTGGTCGGGATGGCGATCAGCGGCGGACCTTTGCGTGGGACCTGATCGATACCGAACAGATCCTCCAGCGCACCGTGGTACCCGGCGTAGGCCGCCACACTCTTGGCAATGTCGATGGCACTGCCGCCGCCCAGACCGATCAAGCCGTCATGCCCGCCTTCGCGATAGGCCTGCATGCAATCTTCGACGATGGCGATTTCCGGGTCCGGCAGTACCCGGTCGAAAATCTCGTAACTGCGTTCGCCCAGCTGCGCCAGTGCCAGCTCTACCGTACCGGACTTGACCAGAGCGGCATCGGTGACGATCAGCGGGTTGTCGATGTCCAGGCGTGTCAGCTCGGCAGACAGCTGCTCGATGGCACCTGCGCCGGTGATCAGTTTGTGAGCGATTTTGAAAGAGGAAAGACTCATGTGCGCAGCCTCTTATAGGTAGGGGAGCTGGGCACAATAGTAGCTGGGGATTGCGGGTTGTCTTCTATTCAGGCGGTGAATGACCGGACAGCCACTGGAGATCAAAAGTGGGAGCGAGCCTGCTCGCGAAGACGGTTGAGCATTCGACATTTTAGTCGACTGACACTCCGCATTCGCGAGCAGGCTCGCTCCCACAGTTGATCGGGGTGATTAGTCAGACCTGCGCGGTACGCAGTTTCTCGCTACGCCCACGCAGCCATTCCAGGGTCAGCAGCAGGATCACCGAGAAGGCAATCAACAGCGTCGCGGCGGCGGCGATGGTCGGGCTGAGGTTTTCGCGGATGCCGCTGAACATCTGTCGTGGCAAGGTCGCTTGTTCAGGGCCGGCGAGGAACAGCGTCACCACCACTTCATCGAACGAAGTCGCGAAGGCAAACAGCGCTCCGGAGATCACGCCCGGCGCAATCAGCGGCAAGGTCACCCGGCGGAACGTGGTCAGCGGCGAAGCGCCCAGGCTCGCAGCGGCCCGCACCAGGTTGTGGTTGAACCCCTGCAAGGTCGCCGACACGGTAATGATCACGAACGGCACACCCAATACCGCATGCACCACGATCAGCGAGAAGAAGCTGTTACCCAATCCCAACGGAGCAAAGAACAGATAACTGGCCACACCGATGATCACCACCGGCACCACCATCGGTGAAATCACCAGCGCCATCACCAGCGCCTTGCCGGGGAAGTCGCCCCGGGTCAGGCCGATGGCCGCCAGCGTACCGAAGACCATGGCCAGCACCGTGGCCGCCGGGGCGACGATGATGCTGTTCTTCAGGGCGCGCATCCATTCCGCCGAGGCGAAGAAGTCGTGATACCACTGCAATGAGAAGCCCTGCAGCGGGTACACCAGGAAGCTGCCGGAGTTGAACGACAGTGGAATGATCACCAGCACCGGCAAGATCAGGAACAACAGAATCAAGCCGCAGAGAATCCGCAAGCTGTAGAACCACACCCGTTCGATGGGCGACATATAAGGACTCAGCATTTCGTTCTCCCCTTAGCTCAGACGCAGGCGGCTTGCGCCCACCAGCCAGCTGTAAATCAGATAAAGCACGACCGTCGCGAGCAACAGCAGCCCACCGAGTGCGGTCGCCATGCCCCAGTTGATGCTGGTGTTGGTGTAGAAGGCGACAAAGTAGCTGACCATCTGATCGTTCGGGCTGCCCAGCAATGCCGGGGTGATGTAGTAGCCGATGGCGAGGATGAACACCAACAGGCAACCGGCGCCGACACCGGCATAGGTCTGCGGGAAGTACACCCGCCAGAAGCTGGCGAACGGATGGCAGCCGAGGGAAATCGCGGCGCGCATGTAGGTCGGCGAGATGCCTTTCATCACGCTGTAGATCGGCAGGATCATGAACGGCAGCAGGATGTGCACCATGGAGATGTAGACACCGACGCGATTGAACACCAGTTCGATCGGCTTATCGATGATGCCCATGGCCATCAGGCCGCTGTTGATCAGGCCACCCGATTGCAGCAATACGATCCACGCCGCGACCCGTACCAGGATCGAGGTCCAGAACGGCAACAGCACCAGAATCATCAGCAGGTTGCTCTGGCGCGACGGCAGGTTCGCCAGCAGGTAAGCCAGGGGGTATGCCAGCACCAGGCAGATCACGGTGATGATCAGGCCCATCCAGAAGGTGCGGGCGAAGATGTCGAGGTAGATCGCCTGGTCCGGGGTGGCCGGGGCGATTTCGCCGAGGTCGTCGATGCGGTGATCGACAGCCGCCAGCAGGTAATACGGGGTGATGCTGCTGGTGTTGCGGCGCACCGCTTGCCAGTAGGCCGGGTCGCCCCAACGCTCGTCGAGGCCTTCCAGCGCTACTTTATAAGAAGCCGGCTCAGTAGCGAGCGGCAAGGCGCGGGCGGTTTTGGTCAGCAAGCTGCGGTAGCCCGCCAGTTCCATGTTCAGGCGCTTGGACAGATCGCCCAGGGTCTGATTCTTGCGAGCCTCGGCGAGGTCTTCGGCCGCTGCTTTGTAAACCGGTTCAGCGGGCAGGCCGCGGCCATCCCAGCTGGCGATGGCGGTCACGGTGCGCGGCATGCCGCCGACCACTTCCGGGTTGCCAACGCTTTTGTAGAGCAGCGCCACGATCGGCACCAGGAACACCAGCAACAGAAACAGCACCAGCGGCGCGATCAACGCCTGGGCCTTCCAGCGGTTGACCCGCTCGGCGTGCTTGAGCCGCTGCTTCAAGGTGGGGCTGGTGCCCTCGTTCAGGGGAACGGCGATAGCCATGACGTACTCCGGGAATCTTTGATCGTTACAGAGGCGGAGAACCACCTCTGTTGTGTTGAAACACCGCAATCTGTGGGAGCGAGCTTGCTCGCGATGAGGCCATCACATTCAACATCTATGTTGATTGACCCACCGCTTTCGCGAGCAAGCTCGCTCCTACAGCGTAAGCCCGCGGTGCGGTCTTACTTGGCAGCCCAGGAATTGAAGCGCTGTTCCAGTTGCTCGCCGTTGTCAGCCCAGAAGCTGACGTCGATCTGCACCTGGTTGGCGATGTTTTCCGGGGTGGTCGGCATGTCTTTCAGGACTTCCTTGGCCAGCAAGGGTACGGCCTGGGTGTTGGCCGGGCCGTAGGCGATGTTTTCCGAGTAGGTCTTCTGCTGCTGTGGCATCACCGAGTAGGCGATGAACTTCTTCGCCGCTTCAGCGCGTTTGGCATCCAGACCTTTTGGAATGGCCCATGCGTCGAAGTCGTAGATACCGCCGTTCCACACGACTTTCAGGTTGCTTTCTTTCTGCACGGCAGCGATGCGACCGTTGTAGGCCGAACTCATGACCACGTCACCGGAAGCGAGGTATTGCGGCGGTTGTGCGCCGGCTTCCCACCACTGGATGTTCGGCTTGAGCTCATCGAGTTTCTTGAACGCACGGTCCTGACCGTCCTTGCCGGCCAGCACTTTGTAGACGTCTTTCGGCGCAACGCCGTCGGCCATCAGTGCGAATTCCAGGGTGTACTTGGCGCCCTTACGCAGGCCACGCTTGCCCGGGAACTGCTTGGTGTCCCAGAAATCCACCCAACTGGTCGGTGCGGTTTTCAGTTTGTCGGCGTTGTAGGCCAGCACGGTCGACCACACGAAGAAACCCACGCCGCAAGGCTGGATGGCGCCCTTGACGTAGTCTTCGGTCTTGCCGAACAACTTAGGATCAAGCTGCTCGAACATGTCTTCGTCGCAACCACGGGACAGTTCCGGCGATTCAACCTCTACCAGATCCCAAGACACGCTCTTGGTGTCGACCATGGCCTTGACCTTGGCCATTTCGCCGTTGTACTCACCGGCCACGATCTTGCCGTTACCTGCCGCTTCCCACGGTGCGTAGAAGGCTTTGACCTGAGCCGCCTTGTTCGCCCCGCCAAAGGACACCACGGTCAGGTCCGGGCCGGCCGCCATTGCGTGTGCCGCGCCCATCATGCCCAGTGCCAAAGCGGTGAATTTCAGGGATCTCAACATTTATTGTTCTCTCCACGTGCAGGGTTGGTGTTGGTGTTGCCGGGGCGATCAATGCGCCTCTAAAAGTGGGTCGAGCGCGCGAACGTGCTCGACCTGCCAGCCAAGCGGTACCACGTCGCCGACAGCGAGCGAGGGATCAAGCTCGGCAATCGGCTGTTTCACGAAGAAGTCGGTCTTGCCGCAGACTTCCATGCGAACCCGGACGTGGTCGCCCAGATAGATGAATTCCTCGACTCGCCCGGAGAAGCGGTTGACGCATTGGTCGCTGGAGCCATTGAGGCTCACTCGCTCCGGACGAATGGACAGGGTCACCGGCTCGCCGGTCTGGCCAACGTTGACCGCCAAGGCTTCCACCTTCTCACCGCGCCCGAGTTCCACAATGCAACGGTCGCCGGTTTGGCTGTGCAGTCGGCCATTGAGGCGGTTGTTCTCGCCGATGAAGTTTGCGACGAAGGTGTTCTTCGGTTCTTCGTAGAGGGTGCGCGGCGGAGCGATCTGCTGGATTTCGCCCTGATGGAACACCGCCACACGGTCGGACATGGTCAAGGCTTCGCCCTGATCGTGGGTCACGTAGACCACGGTGACGCCCAGGCGCTGGTGCAGGTGCTTGATCTCCATCTGCATGTGTTCACGCAGCTGTTTGTCGAGTGCACCGAGAGGTTCGTCCATCAGCACCAGTTGCGGCTCGAACACCAGCGCACGGGCCAATGCCACACGCTGTTGCTGACCACCGGAGAGCTGCGCCGGGTAGCGCTGGGCGAAGGCATCGAGCTGGACCATGCTCAGCACGCGCTTGACCCGGGCACTCACGTCGCTCTTGTTCATGCCGCGCACGGTCAGCGGGAACGCCAGGTTCTCGGCCACCGTCATGTGCGGGAACAATGCGTAGTTCTGGAACACCATGCCGATGTCGCGCTTGTGCGGCGGCACGTTGTTGATGGCGCGCCCGCCCAACAGGATTTCGCCCGCGGTCGGCGTTTCGAAGCCGGCGAGCATCATCAGGCTGGTGGTCTTGCCGGAGCCGGACGGCCCGAGCAACGTGAGGAATTCGCCTTTGCGAATGTCCAGGTTGAGGTCCTTGACGATCAGGTTCTCGCCGTCGTAGCTCTTCTGCACTCCACGAAAGCTGACCAGAACATCATTGGCCCCTGCGCTTGAATCGACCTGGCTCATACCCACACCTTTGTTATTGATGACTGCTGTGGGACTAAGCCTAGTGGACGCTGGGGACCGCGCAAATCGGGGCGCAAGAGAGATTCGCCTCAGCCGGATGGAAGGTTGGGGGTAGGGATTGCCCTACAAGGATGGCGGGGATGGATAGGACAGCAACACGCCTCAAGCTGCAAGCCGCAAGAATTGGCAAAGCCGCTGCAAAAACATGTCGCTTTTGGATATGCCGGAAATCGAACAGTCGATGGAGATCCCTGTGGGAGCGAGCTTGCTCGCGATGGCGGACTGTCAGTCGACATCAGTATTGACTGATAGGGCCTCATCGCGAGCAAGCTCGCTCCCACAGGAACAGCGGAGCGCTTTAGAGGAGTTTATGTTCCATCGCGTACTTCACCAGTTCCGCCAGCGAGGTGATGTTGAGCTTTTGCATCAGCCGCGCCTTGTGGGTGCTGATGGTCTTGCTGCTCAGCGCCAGTTGCTGGGCGATGTCATTGACGTTGGCGCCCTGGGCCAGGCGTTCGAACACGGAGAATTCGCGTTCGGAGAGCAACGAGTGCAATGGACGCGAGTCGGTAAGACCGACCTCGAAAACCATGCGGTCGGCCAGTTCCGGATCGATGTAACGCCCGCCTGACGCCACCTTGCGAATGGCTGTCAGCAACAGTGCCGGGTCGCTGTCCTTGGTCGCATAACCCGCAGCCCCGACCTTCAACGCCCGGGCGGCCATTTGCGCTTCGTCGTGCATCGACAGCACCAGGATCGCTGGTGGATTGTTCAGGGCGCGAATCCGCGGAATCGCTTCCAGGCCGTTGACGCCCGGCATGGAGATGTCCAGCAACACCACTTCGCAGGGCACATGACGCAAGGTGTCGAGCAACTGCTCGCCATTGCTCGCCTCCCCCACTACCAGCAAGTCCTTGGCCAGGCCGATCAACTGCTTGATGCCTTCGCGGACAATGGTGTGGTCTTCGGCTACCAGTACACGGATCACGTTCTTCTCCAGATTCAAGATCATTCGCGAGCAAGCCCGCTCCTACAGGGGATTTGTGAACGACTCAAAGCCAATGTGGGAGCGAGCCTGCTCGCGAAAGCGTCAGCACAGACACCACAAATTCTTCAGGCTTCGTCAAGAGGCACTCGCACTTCTAACGTCGTGCCCTCACCCGGCTCACTCTCAAGCAACAACTCACCACCCATAATCAACACCCGCTCACGCATGCCGACGATCCCAAAGGACGTTGGCCTGCCAGGCGCGGCAACAAATCCTACGCCATCATCGCTGACCGTCAGACACAACTCGTCGCCTTCAAGGGTCAGTGTCAGTTCAACAGTATGCGCCTGGGCGTGCCGCATGACATTGGTCAGCGCCTCCTGAAGGATTCGAAACAGGCCGATTGCCTTCGCATCGCTTAGCACTGGCAAATTGTCCGGCACCTGCACCAGACACGGGATCTGCGTGCGCGCCTCGAATCGACGGGCCTGCCACTCTATGGCCGAGGCAATGCCAGCATCGAGAATCGGCGGGCGCAATGCCGTGGCCACATCACGGACCAACTGAAACAACTGAGCGATCAAGCGCTTCATGCTGTTCAAGCGCTCGTTCAGACCAGGGTCGAGCTGGGCGTAGGCCAGTTCGCACATGGACGTTTCCAGCTTCAACACGGTGAGCATCTGACCCAACTCGTCGTGAACTTCCCGTGCGATGCGCGCCTT includes:
- a CDS encoding response regulator transcription factor; the encoded protein is MILNLEKNVIRVLVAEDHTIVREGIKQLIGLAKDLLVVGEASNGEQLLDTLRHVPCEVVLLDISMPGVNGLEAIPRIRALNNPPAILVLSMHDEAQMAARALKVGAAGYATKDSDPALLLTAIRKVASGGRYIDPELADRMVFEVGLTDSRPLHSLLSEREFSVFERLAQGANVNDIAQQLALSSKTISTHKARLMQKLNITSLAELVKYAMEHKLL
- the rpe gene encoding ribulose-phosphate 3-epimerase, translated to MQPFVIAPSILSADFARLGEEVDNVLAAGADFVHFDVMDNHYVPNLTIGPMVCAALRKYGVTAPIDAHLMVSPVDRIVGDFIEAGATYITFHPEATQHIDRSLQLIREGGCKSGLVFNPATPLDVLKHVMDKVDMILLMSVNPGFGGQKFIPGTLDKLREVRALIDASGRDIRLEIDGGVNVNNIREIAAAGADTFVAGSAIFNAPNYQEVIDKMRSELALARP
- a CDS encoding ABC transporter ATP-binding protein; translated protein: MSQVDSSAGANDVLVSFRGVQKSYDGENLIVKDLNLDIRKGEFLTLLGPSGSGKTTSLMMLAGFETPTAGEILLGGRAINNVPPHKRDIGMVFQNYALFPHMTVAENLAFPLTVRGMNKSDVSARVKRVLSMVQLDAFAQRYPAQLSGGQQQRVALARALVFEPQLVLMDEPLGALDKQLREHMQMEIKHLHQRLGVTVVYVTHDQGEALTMSDRVAVFHQGEIQQIAPPRTLYEEPKNTFVANFIGENNRLNGRLHSQTGDRCIVELGRGEKVEALAVNVGQTGEPVTLSIRPERVSLNGSSDQCVNRFSGRVEEFIYLGDHVRVRMEVCGKTDFFVKQPIAELDPSLAVGDVVPLGWQVEHVRALDPLLEAH
- a CDS encoding ABC transporter substrate-binding protein codes for the protein MLRSLKFTALALGMMGAAHAMAAGPDLTVVSFGGANKAAQVKAFYAPWEAAGNGKIVAGEYNGEMAKVKAMVDTKSVSWDLVEVESPELSRGCDEDMFEQLDPKLFGKTEDYVKGAIQPCGVGFFVWSTVLAYNADKLKTAPTSWVDFWDTKQFPGKRGLRKGAKYTLEFALMADGVAPKDVYKVLAGKDGQDRAFKKLDELKPNIQWWEAGAQPPQYLASGDVVMSSAYNGRIAAVQKESNLKVVWNGGIYDFDAWAIPKGLDAKRAEAAKKFIAYSVMPQQQKTYSENIAYGPANTQAVPLLAKEVLKDMPTTPENIANQVQIDVSFWADNGEQLEQRFNSWAAK
- a CDS encoding phosphoglycolate phosphatase; the encoded protein is MSGFEQLFPGQLPRLVMFDLDGTLIDSVPDLAVAVDKMLLKLGRKPAGLDSVREWVGNGAPVLVRRALAGAIDHSAVDDHEAERALEHFMQAYGESHELTVVYPGVRDTLKWLQKQGVEMALITNKPERFVAPLLDQMKIGRYFRWIIGGDTLPQKKPDPAALFFVMKMANIPASQSLFVGDSRSDVLAAKAAGVKCVALSYGYNHGRPIAEESPALVIDDLRKLIPGCLDPAAEITLADAVKPPSGNAIVVVTRKLWMKVIKALARWRWRA
- a CDS encoding iron-containing alcohol dehydrogenase, yielding MSLSSFKIAHKLITGAGAIEQLSAELTRLDIDNPLIVTDAALVKSGTVELALAQLGERSYEIFDRVLPDPEIAIVEDCMQAYREGGHDGLIGLGGGSAIDIAKSVAAYAGYHGALEDLFGIDQVPRKGPPLIAIPTTAGTGSEVTNVAILSDKLAQLKKGIVSDYLLPDVALVSPQMTLTCPRSVTAASGVDALVHAIESYLSVNASPITDALAIGAIKLIAKALPKAYANPSNLQAREDMATASLMAGMVFGNAGVGAVHALAYPLGGRFNIAHGVSNALLLPHVMTWNKMACIERMQDIAEAMGVKTAHLSINEAADKAVQAMSELCAAVEIPQGLRSFGVPEDAIPSMAVEAAGIERLMRNNPRKLSAVDIEKIYRAAY
- a CDS encoding ABC transporter permease → MAIAVPLNEGTSPTLKQRLKHAERVNRWKAQALIAPLVLFLLLVFLVPIVALLYKSVGNPEVVGGMPRTVTAIASWDGRGLPAEPVYKAAAEDLAEARKNQTLGDLSKRLNMELAGYRSLLTKTARALPLATEPASYKVALEGLDERWGDPAYWQAVRRNTSSITPYYLLAAVDHRIDDLGEIAPATPDQAIYLDIFARTFWMGLIITVICLVLAYPLAYLLANLPSRQSNLLMILVLLPFWTSILVRVAAWIVLLQSGGLINSGLMAMGIIDKPIELVFNRVGVYISMVHILLPFMILPIYSVMKGISPTYMRAAISLGCHPFASFWRVYFPQTYAGVGAGCLLVFILAIGYYITPALLGSPNDQMVSYFVAFYTNTSINWGMATALGGLLLLATVVLYLIYSWLVGASRLRLS
- a CDS encoding ABC transporter permease, coding for MLSPYMSPIERVWFYSLRILCGLILLFLILPVLVIIPLSFNSGSFLVYPLQGFSLQWYHDFFASAEWMRALKNSIIVAPAATVLAMVFGTLAAIGLTRGDFPGKALVMALVISPMVVPVVIIGVASYLFFAPLGLGNSFFSLIVVHAVLGVPFVIITVSATLQGFNHNLVRAAASLGASPLTTFRRVTLPLIAPGVISGALFAFATSFDEVVVTLFLAGPEQATLPRQMFSGIRENLSPTIAAAATLLIAFSVILLLTLEWLRGRSEKLRTAQV